The Candidatus Zixiibacteriota bacterium sequence GAGACGGCGTTGAACAGCGTGGTCTTGCCTGACTGTGGCAGGCCGATAATACCCAGTCGCATATCTATATTCTATGGAAGTTTGAGCCGGATTGCAAGTTAAAAGGGGGAGGGGCGGTAAGCGGCGGAGATTCTTCTGACCGGGGCGCGGCTCACGGCAAATTCCGTCAGGAAGGGGTTCCTGACGGCTCAGGGAAAGAGGAAAATTCCATCAGGAAAGGGTTCCTGACGGCGCAAAATCAAAAATATGGAAAAATCATTCGATATTAGCTTGACATTCTATGGGGGGGGCTATCATTAGCCAAAGCGGTTTCAAGAAAATCAGACAACCTTAATGTGCACCGGCTTTTGTAACTATTAATAAAGGCAACCCTCTTGCCTGAATGGCGAGGGGAATATCAACATCATCTATGAAGGAGGTGCAATGATGGTCAAACTCACAATCGAGAGGCTGGAGGAACGGATCGCCCCGGATAATACCTGGGCCAGTCTTACCGGCTTCCACAACGGTATTAGTCTGGGTGGTCTGAGTTGATTGCTCTGAGTAGTTGATGGCCGGGGTGGGCGCTTTCGGCCCGCCCCAGTATAAGTCTATTTACTTGCGGCGTCAGCCTCGACCTTTGCTCGAGGCGTCAGGAACCCCTTCCTGACGCAACATACCGATGCACCGGATACGATAAAAAATGATTGCCCTCACGCCAAGCAATCCCGTATTTTGCCCTTTGCATGCGAAGTCGAAATCGCGAGACATTCGAGAAAAGTGGCGACCTGCATTTTGTTACATCTACGATTGTCGGTCACGTCAATCTATTCAGTTGTCCTCCCCTGTATGAAATTTTGATTGACAATTTGCGCTTCTATCAAGATCGGGGCGATATTGTTTTACTGGCTTATGTTCTTATGCCTAATCACTTCCACCTGATAATTAAGACCGCGCGCGATAATACAATTTCAAGCTGCGTGGCCAATTTCAAAAGGATAACATCGCGGCAAATATCAATGTATCTAAAAGAAACGGCCAAGTTCGAGATTATTTCTCAATTGACCGTAGCGGCCAAAGCGGAACCTGCCCGCGACAGTAGAATCTGGAAACCGCGCTTCGACAATCTAGTCTTGGTAAGTGAGACTGTTTTACGCCAGAAAATCGATTATATCCATTTCAATCCTGTCAAAAAGGGATTAGTTCCAAATCCTGTGGATTGGCCATATTCCAGCGCGCGAAATTACGCGAAGCATCCCAATTTGCTTTTGGATGTTGATAATGAATGGCGAAGTCTGGGATACTGACGAATTCCGTCAGGAAGGGGTTCCTGACGGCGCGGGGAAGGAAGGAAGATTCCGTCAGGAAAGGGTTCCTGACGGCTCGAGGAATTTGCTTTTGAGGGTTGACGATGAGTGGCGGAGTTTGGGATACTGACGAATTCCGTCAGGAAGGGATTCCTGACGGCTCAGGGGAAGCATCCCAATTTGCTTTTGGAGGTTGATAATGAGTGGCGAAGTCTGGGATACTGACGAATTCCGTCAGGAAATCCCGACAAAGGTCGGGACTGACGGCTCAGGGGAAGCATCCCAATTTGCTTTTGGAGGTTGATAATGAGTGGCGAAGTCTGGGATACTAACAAATTCCGTCAGGAAAGGGTTCCCGATGGCGCGGGGAAGGAAGGAAGATTCCGTCAGGAAAGGGTTCCTGACGGCTCGTGGGTAGATCGGGACTGACGGCGCGGAGAATTTGCTTTTGGAGGTTGATAGTGAGTGGCGAAGTCTGGGATACTAACAAATTCCGTCAGGAAGGGGTTCCTGACGGTTCGTGGGTAGATCGGGACTAACGGCGCGGGGGGGCCACAATCTATTTCTTTATCAGCGAGCGAAGGACTTTAAGGTTTTCGATATCCTCCAGAAGCTCATCACCTTTAGGCGTCTCGAGAATCTTGGGGATTTTAGAGAGTCTCTTATCATTAAGCAGAAACCGGAACGGTTCCAGCCCCAACTCACCCTTCCCGATATGCTCGTGCCGGTCCACTCTGGAGCCAAATACTTTCTTGGAGTCGTTAAGATGAATTACTTTGAGCCGCTCCAGCCCCAAGATAGTATCGAACTCTCTCATGGTTGCTTTGTAGTCTTTTTCCGTTTGCACCGGGTATCCGGCGGCGAAGACATGGCAGGTATCAAGGCAGATACCGATGCGGGGTTTATCCTCCACCCAGTCGATAATCTGCGCCAGCTGTTCAAATCGATATCCGAGATTGGTTCCCTGCCCGGCGGTGGTTTCGAGGCAAACAACAGTTTTATTGGCGGGATGTTTTTCGAAGAGCCTGTTGAAAGCGTCGGCGATTCTCTTGAGTCCGGCCTCTTCGCCATCGCCCAGATGTGACCCCGGATGCATCACCAGAGAAGGGATTTTGAGCATATCGCATCGTTCATATTCGATTTCAAATGCCTCGG is a genomic window containing:
- a CDS encoding deoxyribonuclease IV, encoding MLLGAHMSIAGGVFNAPIAGKKATCDTVQIFTKSSNQWKAKPLTDEEIARFFEEQKNTGVTVACAHDSYLINLGSPDKELYKKSSEAFEIEYERCDMLKIPSLVMHPGSHLGDGEEAGLKRIADAFNRLFEKHPANKTVVCLETTAGQGTNLGYRFEQLAQIIDWVEDKPRIGICLDTCHVFAAGYPVQTEKDYKATMREFDTILGLERLKVIHLNDSKKVFGSRVDRHEHIGKGELGLEPFRFLLNDKRLSKIPKILETPKGDELLEDIENLKVLRSLIKK